cgttgataaattttgtaatatataagtatgttattataaaaaaattatatgattgattagACACATTTTTTCCATTCAAAAGTGTTGTGTATATTCAATCGATTATTTTGTGCATCCAATCGATTGATTATCTAACAAACACGATTTCACAAATCTATACggatcaaaaataaaattataattgattagaattgctaaaatatttattacgaTTAATAGAAGAtgtaatttgttattatttttatttttattatcaataaatatgatagttgaatgataaaataatttataaaataaaaaatagattttatgattaaataaaatatagggCAAAtgacatatttaaataaaatcaatgaATTCTTTACTCAAATGTGCAAAACAGAAATATGTTACGTAGTTGTGcaaattctaatattatataaaCCGTGGGAGCCAACCACGGTTTACAATTTGAACATAAACCGTGGCTGGCAGGGAAATATATTGTTATGCGACTATTTAATGGTCTAAAACATATTGCGCCATCTAATCCGGTGCCGCCGGGTATCATCATGTCATGTGCAAGTTTTACAAGTTTCCCATGCGATGGTGCACAAGGATGGGGGATCATTATCATACACGTTTTCTATTTTCTAGAACTCTCAAACTTCCAAAGCTAGACCCTTCTGCAAACATCATCAGTTGAATTCAAACAGCAATAATCACGTTCACGTATCATATCTATTCATCATgacccttttttcttttcttgttcccCTTTCTTCCACGAGTTTGCCAACCACCTTTGCAGCATGTGATGTTCACCTGTTAGATCATGGAAACATTGAATGCCACCAATATCATATACGTccaataatataattcaaactCCAAAGTATCCAATCCCACACAAAtcacatatattatttatttattaacattGTCCTCAATGACGCAATTTTCTACTATATTGCCTACATTATTATAGATATTTGAATTGCCTAATGCCGATAGTGAGCACATAACAACATAATCAAAGCCACTAATATTCGTTTGTGGATACAGCAGACGCTCCAATTATTGGCTCACAAGGTACAAGACAGAAccatataaagaaaaaaactgaAATCTTGTTCATGTGAGGCTGATTTTTCCACAGCCATCTTATGGAGTGGAGGGGgccaaaaaagagaagaaaaagctcATATATACTACTACAAATTAAATGCATATAGCAGGGTGAAGGGGTGTGAAGGAATGGTAATATCATCTGGAAAGCATATTGTTAAATACTGCTGATTTCTTTCTTAACCTTCAAGGTATCATCTGAAAGATCTCCATTTGGCAACTGGTTTaatggttcttcttcttcaacgtTGTCTTTGTTGTGACACTTGTCGCCCAAAAAGCTGGGTTGATTCGTCGAAGATAACAGCCTAGCCCACATTCTATCAGTTATCACTACATGATTCCGGTTCTCATTGATTCTCTGCATAAAAATGAACCCAACAGAGAGTTAGGCCAAAAGACTTCCACAACTTTTGCAACCCAAAAAATGTAATACTCTTTAGTCTGCTACTATTACTTCCTGAGCAAAAGTTAACttgctttatttttctgttagaATGAGAAAACAAATGCAAAGGAGAGAGGGGGAAACAAGCAGCTTCATAAAAATATGAACATATATAAAacattgaaaatgaaaatggagaaCCAAACGTTCAATGATGGACTTACATAGAAGGGTATATAAGTTTGTCTTCCATTGACAAGTCCACTTGTATAGCCAGTGTAACCTGCCATTGCTCCATGAACAGCACTTTGAGCGAGAAGTGTGCAGTACACATTATCAGAAGCATTGCTTGGAATGGCTCGAATCATGTAAGTTGGATCTGTAAAacagaaaagggaaggcaatacTCTCACATCATTATCTGTAGTGTGTCAATACATAGAATTCTAAGTTCAATCTTCACAAACCTATATATTTGAGAGTTATGGCCATCGTCTTCTCTCTTGCAAAATGATCCTGGAAGAACACAATGCGGAAAATAAGCAGCAGAAAATATATTCACAAAATGTTTCTTGATAGTTAAAGGAAATGGTGAAGAAAGAAATAGACTCTATTTTTTCATGGTCTACCATAAACTAATGAAAGGACATTCTCAGACACTTAAGTTCAAAGTAAATTCTTTCGTTTCTTCTACAAAAGATGGACATAGAAATCATCAATTGGAAACTTGAGACAACAGAAAACATTTCCAATTCAGTATGACAGACAAAGAATGTTCTGTTACAACTCCTAGAGAATTCAACCATGCAGACAAATTTATGAATGTGTGAAATAAACAAGGCAATCCACATCTGACAATGTAATTAAGAGGATAATACTTCCAAAGGTCTCATAGAAGAGAAAATACATCTACTACAGACAAAGCGTATAAAAATCCAACCTTAATCTCTTGGGATATCCACAACCCAACATCTTGAAGAAGCTTGTTTCCTGAAGCATCCTGTTTGTTCATGGTTTGCATTTTCTCAGACATAAGTTCCTGTCCTGCACCTTCGGCAATAACAATAACCATGTGCCCATTTTCTTTAAGTCGTTTCTCTATATATTCAAAAAGTCCACCAGGACCCTCAAGGTAGAATGGTGACTCTGGAATCAAGCAGCAGTCAACATCTCTACTCGCAAGAGTAGCATACATTGCGATAAATCCTGAAACGAGGAAGCAATGTCAAGTTCTTGTGATCATGTTTAATTAGTTGATGAGTGAAGCCATTATCATAACAAACAGGGAAACATAGTAACTTACCACTATAGCGACCCATCAGCTTGACAACCCCTATACCGTTCTCAACACTCTCAGCTTCCACATGTGCTGCATTTATAGCTCGTTGAGCCTCTTCAACGGCAGTGTCGAAGCCAAAGGACTTGTCAATAACCTATTAAGCAGAAGAGAGACATTaggaaaacaaagaaattgCAATTCATATCCTCATCGAAATAATAATTGCATTTTAATCATTTGATATGGAAACTAGAATGTGCAAGATATGTACCGGGATATCATTATCTATAGTCTTGGGGATTCCTACAACTGCAACTTTGAGACCACGCCTTCTAACTTCCTGCATGGATGATCAAAGTTGAATTATTAGAGAATTGCTACTTTATCTTAATACAATTAGCCTCCTAAATCTTTGATCAATATAATCTTTGATCAATATCATTTTTGAAACCGTATATACCTCAAAAATTGCAGCTGCACCCCTCTGAGTTCCATCTCCTCCAATAATGTAAACCTGAAATTTAGAGAGATATTATTAGTCTGAAGAACAAACAACATATGCACTAGTAAATATAAAGAAATGCAGAGTCATATACCTGATTGATTCCACGATCTTGTATACTGTCAACTATCTTATTGGTATCATGTCCGCCACGGGATGTACCAAGAACAGTTCCACCACGCTTGTGTATATCATTAACACATTTAGGAGTTAAATTAATTGTATTGCGAGCATAGAAACCCCTGTATCCTCCCTACAAAACACAATATTTTTGCTCAGTTAGGACAGATTAAAATAACCAAGTATGAAAGCTATTGCTTGTTAGGCAACAAAGAAAGGAGAAAGCAAGGTAATGAAGCATTATACACCCAAATACAGCACACAGGAGGGATCTAAAGAAAAACCATATTACAATTTAAGGGGATTTTAACAATTTCACATTTATTATACAAGTTAATAAAGAAAAGGGAAGAGAGCCAACTATTTAGGAAGGCTGTAAGTAATGCCATAAACATAAACTTACTTCAATTCCAAGTACACTCTTCACACCATACATATGGTGTAAGCCACACACTAGCTCTCTAATGACAGTGTTGAGACCAGGGCATAGTCCCCCGCAAGTGACAATAGCGGCCTTGACTTCATCCGACTCGAAATACACCTGAAAATTTCGATTTTAAAAGGCCATTAGCAATAAGAAAGTACCATACATACCAATCATTATTCCACAAATAAAGCCACACAGCTGAAGATATACCTTTTGCCTAGGTCCGGCACGCCTAAAATGCACTCCTCGTTCACTATCTTTGTGAACAACAACCTGTTTAGGAATcaaaaacagaaatggaaatgaaCAACATGATTTTAGGGATGTCTAAGTTGCAACCAACATTTTAGGCCAGCTTTTCCACAAGAAGGGGGAGTCTTGGAGCCACTGCTGCATTATCTCCTATGACCTCAAGGTCACGGGTTTAAGCAGTAGAAACAGCCACTGATTTAATTATCAGATTAGGCTGCATACATTACACACCCTTTGGATGCAGTCCTTCCCGGACACTGCGTCAACGCGGGATGCTAGTAAATCGGGATTTTTTTGCAAACCCCCccctcccaaaaaaaaaaaaaaattgacctTGATAGTATGATTTTGGACCACAGTCTTAAACATGCTTCCAACTTAGTCATCGTTTCCATTATTTGGACTGGGGGGGTCCATATCTGGCATAGGGGGTAACGGTACCGCCACCTTAATATACAAATCAGTATTCAGTTTATTATATTAATGTTCATAGATTCATAGGTGGATTAATTAGGCCAGCGGGTGTTTCGGGTATATGATTAGAACATGAATTGAAATACATTAAAAAGAGCTgaaaataatgatgataataattaataataatcacaAACCTTCTGCGGAACACTGTCATCGACATGCACGAAATATTGCCTGCAAAAAACAAGTTCAAGACATCAATCATAAAAGAAAGTATATAATCACAAACAAGAGGTAGCAAAGTAAACGGAAAATTACTCAACAcgaacagaaaaaaaaaataacacttaCTTAACTACAGAGTAAGCAGGGTTGTCTTGCAAAGGATTCGGGTATGTCTGCAAAAATTAACACCAAAATAGGAAAAATATACCGCTTATCAGCCGCAGGTTTTGAGTTTTGACCCAATTATCGAAGCAGGAAAAAACAATTATTTCACTAAAATTGAtaccaaaataataaataattcgcaaaagtataattattaaattaacacaccaaaaaataaataaataattgtggGACCATTAATACATAACAGCAATAAACCACCGAGGCACCGACTGATGCATGAACCAAAAGATTAGTAATagagaaatataattttttccaaaaaaaatatatttatttatttatttaataacgACAAAAAAAACTTTGCGAGAAAAGAGCACAAAAAAGGTGAAACAGAGCGGAAAAAAGAAAGCTAAGACACGATGAGTGATCAGCGTAAGAGAAAAGCAGAGTAGAATAGttccgaagaagaagaagaaaacgacgACGTACTGGAAGATCAGAAATATAATCAGTGAAATGCGGAACGTCTTCGAG
The Arachis duranensis cultivar V14167 chromosome 5, aradu.V14167.gnm2.J7QH, whole genome shotgun sequence genome window above contains:
- the LOC107490169 gene encoding ATP-dependent 6-phosphofructokinase 3 yields the protein MGSVTVSNKKPQTTSLNNYNNLATAPAANKTESVTTNNNCNGWIGGEGASAMTSAPNPKPKIVYGTAGYILEDVPHFTDYISDLPTYPNPLQDNPAYSVVKQYFVHVDDSVPQKVVVHKDSERGVHFRRAGPRQKVYFESDEVKAAIVTCGGLCPGLNTVIRELVCGLHHMYGVKSVLGIEGGYRGFYARNTINLTPKCVNDIHKRGGTVLGTSRGGHDTNKIVDSIQDRGINQVYIIGGDGTQRGAAAIFEEVRRRGLKVAVVGIPKTIDNDIPVIDKSFGFDTAVEEAQRAINAAHVEAESVENGIGVVKLMGRYSGFIAMYATLASRDVDCCLIPESPFYLEGPGGLFEYIEKRLKENGHMVIVIAEGAGQELMSEKMQTMNKQDASGNKLLQDVGLWISQEIKDHFAREKTMAITLKYIDPTYMIRAIPSNASDNVYCTLLAQSAVHGAMAGYTGYTSGLVNGRQTYIPFYRINENRNHVVITDRMWARLLSSTNQPSFLGDKCHNKDNVEEEEPLNQLPNGDLSDDTLKVNITCCKGGWQTRGRKGNKKRKKGHDE